TTTTGAGATCGGGGACTATCCTCAAGTTCGCGTACAATCCAAGTTCACGTCTGAGGGTCAATATCAAACTCCTGTATCCAGGAACGTTGAATGGCGTTGTAGTTGCCCCGAATAGAACGGCATCCATCCTCTTGATTTCCTCTAGGTCTTCCTCCCTTATCGGTTTACCGTATCTCTTGAAGACCTCAAGACCTCCCTCAAATTCCTGGAACCTTATCCTATTCGTGACGGCGTTGATAACCTTAATCGCAGCATCTACAACTTCTGGGCCGATTCCGTCTCCCTTTATGACGGCTACTCTATACACAGATCACCCCTCCTTCTTATGTACTCTAGGATTCCACCTTCCCTGACTATCTCAAGAAGGAAGCCATCCAAGGGCCTAAAGTGGAAGACCTCATTTCCCCTTCTGACCTCTCCGGTTTCCCAGTTCACCGTTATTACATCCCCATCCCTCAGAGGCTTCGTGTCCCCAACTAGGAGGGGTATGCCCAGATTCACTGCATTCCTGTAAAATATCCTTCCAAAAGATTCGGCTATGATTCCAGAGATGCCACTCGCCTTCAACGCCAGTGCCGCTGACTCCCTGGAAGAGCCTATACCAAAGTTCCTTCCTCCGACTATGACATCTCCAGGCCTGACGCTCTTGGCAAACTCAGGTCTAACCTCGATAAAAGCTATTTTAGCCAACTCCTCAGGATCCTTTGTTAAATTGTACCTCCCTGGGGTTATCTCATCCGTTGAAACATTATCACCGAACTTCCAAACCCTACCCGTGGTTATCATATCGCACCCTCCGGGTTAGTTATCTCGCCATAGAGGGCACTAACAGCTGCAGTTAGTGGGCTGGCAAGATAGATCTCGGCCGAGGGAGAACCCATCCTACCTCTGAAGTTCCTATTCGTTGTGCTGAGAACAACCTCTCCATCGCCGATGACTCCCATATGCCTGCCAAGGCAGGGGCCGCAACCAGGTGGAATTATAACCGCACCTGCATCCAGGAAGATGTTGAGTAGTCCCTCCTCAACCATTCTCCTGTAGATGTTCACTGAAGCCGGCCCAATTATCGTCCTAACAGCGACTTCTTCTCCCTTGAGGATCTCAGCAGCTCTTCTGAGGTGCTCAAATCTTCCATTCGTGCATGAGCCTATGAACACCTGGTCAATCTTCGTCCCTTCAACCTTCTCAACCTCAACGCCGTTCGAAGGGCTGAAGGGCTTAGCCACCATCGGGCTAAGGGATGAGACATCTATGGACACTTCATCAAGGTAATTCTCACCGGAGTACTCGTCGCCTATCAAAGCCGTTTTTGCATTGGCCTCTACGCTGAAGTTCGTTAGGGTGACCCTTTCATCAAATACAAAGGGCACATTGAAGAACTCTATGGCCTTGTAGTTCATATCCCTGTCTTTAAAGAGCGTGATTAAGTGTATCATCACATCGGCTGCCATTAGGGCCTTATGGGGTGCACCTTCAAGTATTACGGAAATGCTCTCGGGAACCCTAAACCACGTCTTTCCCAGGCCTAGGGCCACCGCCACATCAGTGGCACCCATACCCACTGCAAAAACTCCAAGGGCACCCAAGGTCGGCGTATGAGAATCTCCCCCCACGACGATTTTTGCATTATCAGCCAATCCAAGCTCTATAACCAGTTGATGGCTGATGCCCTTCCCCTCTATAACTGGCACTCCATGCTTTCTTGCAAATTCCCTGATCTCTTTTTGGAGATTCGCAACTTTAACCGTCGGCGCAGGATAAACGTGGTCAAAGAAGATGTAGGCTCTAGCTTTAACCTTCGTAAATATTTTGTTGAATGCCTCAATTATCAAGGGCATTGTTCCATCATGAGCGTACACAAGATCAACTTCCCTAACAACAACATCTCCAGCCCTTGCATTGAGTATCTCCTCAACCAAAGTCACGCTCTCAACCTCCTAGCCTCTTCAACCAATCTATCCCATGTAAAAGGTTCTCTAGAACTTTTGACCTTTCTAAGGACTTTATTAACAATCTCATCATCTCTTATTCCAAATTTCTCAAGATAGTATCTTATCGTGTCCTTTCCGGCGTATCTATCTACGTATATTGTCCTTTCCCTGCCAAAAACTTCCGCCGGTAAGAACTCATAGAACCTTGGATCCTTCAGAACTGCCGAAACGTGTAGCCCTGCTTTATGGGTGAACGCATTCTCTCCAACAATTGGATAGTTTGGCTGAGGCGATATTCCAGTTATCCTACTGACTAACCTACTCACCTCGTACAACTTTTCCAACCTGTATTTCCTGACACCGTAATGGTAGTATAGAACCGTTATGATCTGTGCTAAATCAACGATTCCAGCCCTTTCTCCAAGACCATTGACGGTTGCATCTACCACTGTTGCTCCCGCCTCTATTCCCATGATGGCGTTTGCCAGGGCAAGTCCTAGGTCATTGTGACAGTGAACGTTTACTGGAATCCCGAAGCTCACCACCTTCTTCACCAACGTGTAGAATCTAAGTGGATGGGTACTTCCAGTCGTGTCCGCAATGCTCACCCTATCAACTTTTAGTTCCCTTGCAACCCTTAGTGCCCTCTCTAGGTTCTCCCATTCAGTCCTTGTAGTGTCCTCTGGTGTGAATCTAACTCTTAATCCGTGATCCTTTGCATACTCGATTGCCTTGCTGATCTTATCAAGTGCATGATCAAGGGAGATGTTGAATCTCTTCTTGAGACAGGCATTGGAGAGACAGAAGAATATTCCCACCCATTCCACGTCAGTTTTGAGCACATGATCTATGTCCGAGATTAAGGCCCTTGAATGTGCTATTAGATTTGCCCTTAGGTTCTGCTCTGAAATCAGCTTTATTCCCGCAAAGACGTCTTCACTTACTGCTGGATGTCCAACCTCTATGAAGTCAACTCCGATCTCGTCGAGTGCCATCGCTATCTCTAGCCTTTCCTCAGGCGAATAGTTAACTCCAGGCGTCTGTTCTCCTTCTCTCAATGTTGAATCCAGTATCATTATTTCCACGCTTAATACTCACCACCCGCCCCAATCTCTTCTCACCCTTATATAAAATTTTCGATGATCTTGTTGGCTTATCGAATGAAATTCTCAAAATATTATATTTCTAGAAATTTTTTCTTGGAATTCCATAATTTACAGAATAATTTTCTGTACATCGGAATAATATTTTGCAAAATGCAAGAAATGTTTTTGCAAAGTTAAATTCCAAAGCTTATCGCCAAAATGCCCAACATCGCCAGCACCATAGAAAGGGCTAACCTTTTAGTAAATCTCTCCCTAAGGAAAAGTATCGCCATCAAGGATGCCAGTATTGGAGTTGACTCCGTTACGGGGGTAGCAACACTCGAACTAACCATGCTAATAGACTTGACAAAGAAATACTG
The window above is part of the Pyrococcus sp. NA2 genome. Proteins encoded here:
- a CDS encoding 3-isopropylmalate dehydratase large subunit, whose translation is MTLVEEILNARAGDVVVREVDLVYAHDGTMPLIIEAFNKIFTKVKARAYIFFDHVYPAPTVKVANLQKEIREFARKHGVPVIEGKGISHQLVIELGLADNAKIVVGGDSHTPTLGALGVFAVGMGATDVAVALGLGKTWFRVPESISVILEGAPHKALMAADVMIHLITLFKDRDMNYKAIEFFNVPFVFDERVTLTNFSVEANAKTALIGDEYSGENYLDEVSIDVSSLSPMVAKPFSPSNGVEVEKVEGTKIDQVFIGSCTNGRFEHLRRAAEILKGEEVAVRTIIGPASVNIYRRMVEEGLLNIFLDAGAVIIPPGCGPCLGRHMGVIGDGEVVLSTTNRNFRGRMGSPSAEIYLASPLTAAVSALYGEITNPEGAI
- the lysS gene encoding homocitrate synthase, giving the protein MILDSTLREGEQTPGVNYSPEERLEIAMALDEIGVDFIEVGHPAVSEDVFAGIKLISEQNLRANLIAHSRALISDIDHVLKTDVEWVGIFFCLSNACLKKRFNISLDHALDKISKAIEYAKDHGLRVRFTPEDTTRTEWENLERALRVARELKVDRVSIADTTGSTHPLRFYTLVKKVVSFGIPVNVHCHNDLGLALANAIMGIEAGATVVDATVNGLGERAGIVDLAQIITVLYYHYGVRKYRLEKLYEVSRLVSRITGISPQPNYPIVGENAFTHKAGLHVSAVLKDPRFYEFLPAEVFGRERTIYVDRYAGKDTIRYYLEKFGIRDDEIVNKVLRKVKSSREPFTWDRLVEEARRLRA
- a CDS encoding 3-isopropylmalate dehydratase small subunit, whose protein sequence is MITTGRVWKFGDNVSTDEITPGRYNLTKDPEELAKIAFIEVRPEFAKSVRPGDVIVGGRNFGIGSSRESAALALKASGISGIIAESFGRIFYRNAVNLGIPLLVGDTKPLRDGDVITVNWETGEVRRGNEVFHFRPLDGFLLEIVREGGILEYIRRRGDLCIE